A section of the Roseofilum reptotaenium CS-1145 genome encodes:
- a CDS encoding nSTAND1 domain-containing NTPase, with product MIALSPENLDILDNLNWMLEVSRGEFALMIACCNYGDLQQALIDELVKMSALHIKVVKLQEGETSLLNALHREGSYQETSGGNENPIPYSLILTGWERVEQLEKLLASVNQVRESLKGEFPVPMVFWVNQGVLKTLLKSAPDLASWASHYQFRLPSAALNDWLAERVERFQRNGVMCTPEEAKELAMALEALQRDIEEEGAGTLSSEGRAHLELLLGLAGVPYGDNRQIEEAIGHYQRALEMWEEQGNLEQQGYVCSQLAYAYFRKAFPTRENVQFVPPKLFNELVEEQRREGSEWQVAYGYVQRTLALWEEGGRLENVARTFHRWLGILRYLQHWELLAQLARQVIPFHEDEEKWPKYYLLRDYSVLAEVAFEQEHWEEAEQWSEKVLQEAPEDSTQYYMVLSRLILAKVYRRRGERDAAIEQLQRVQKVRELGVERAPRLHVEALELLRALLFERQDYWEAYEVKRELRTAEFEYNFRGFVGASRLKPRPHQRGVATEIRAAGREEAVQELVERILDTSHVVTVIYGYSGVGKSSLLQAGLVPALEEKVHQDRIVPIVLRRYEDWQGQIGEQLERFGLFPSTPLREQTSLPSTSLREQAPLREQPFDSAQGTSFEFAQGTALRLRSGHGNGWTEGDLLRVWREAERSHERIVLIFDQFEEFFFRFRTKPERRALFGLLSEGLERCPKLQVVISIRQDYIHYLFEERELQRVGDVLRQENAYPLSYFQPEEAVQIIRRLTEKTSFHPEEELLERLVQDLAGETEEVIPIELQIVGSQLEDSYITRLEEYERLYEGVLEPKTELVRRYIKTVVEDCGTEHERSAYWLLFLLTDEDLRRPVKTEPELERELREKIEEADLPLVLKILVGSGLVLSIDERGEQCYQLVHDYLVRYVREQAPELRQLQEKLEQEQTKREEAERSLAEIEKRVRQSRWQLRFTSLASVLIIAGTGGLVYRARVERKLALDSIRWERLGIKVLRQFENVPSQQLETLVFALQITQELYSQVINQSVTEYVAYSPISALQQITQTIRAQNQIPHQSKVRAVAFSPDGRYLATSSDDKTTKITEVENGRTLHTIIHQSRVRAVAFSLDGRYLVTSSDDKTAKITEVESGRTLHTIIHQSKVRAAAFSLDGRYLATGSDDKTAKITEVESGRTLHTIIHQ from the coding sequence ATGATTGCTCTCAGTCCTGAAAATCTGGATATTCTAGACAACCTCAACTGGATGCTTGAAGTGTCTCGCGGTGAGTTTGCGCTGATGATTGCTTGTTGTAATTATGGTGATTTGCAGCAGGCGTTAATCGATGAGTTAGTGAAGATGTCAGCCTTACACATCAAGGTAGTGAAATTGCAGGAAGGGGAGACTTCTTTATTAAATGCGCTGCACCGAGAAGGATCTTATCAAGAAACATCGGGGGGAAATGAAAATCCTATTCCCTATTCCCTAATTCTTACGGGTTGGGAGCGAGTCGAGCAACTGGAGAAACTGTTGGCATCCGTGAACCAGGTGCGGGAGTCTCTGAAGGGGGAGTTTCCTGTACCAATGGTGTTTTGGGTGAATCAGGGAGTCTTGAAAACGTTGCTCAAATCGGCTCCGGATTTGGCAAGTTGGGCAAGTCACTATCAATTTCGGCTTCCTTCAGCCGCACTGAATGACTGGTTAGCCGAGCGGGTGGAGCGTTTTCAAAGGAATGGGGTGATGTGTACTCCGGAAGAAGCCAAAGAACTAGCAATGGCACTAGAAGCGCTCCAACGGGATATCGAAGAGGAGGGAGCCGGAACTCTGAGTTCTGAAGGGAGAGCGCATCTAGAACTGTTGTTGGGGTTGGCTGGAGTGCCTTATGGAGATAATCGCCAGATTGAGGAAGCTATTGGACATTATCAAAGGGCGCTGGAGATGTGGGAAGAGCAGGGAAATCTGGAGCAACAAGGCTATGTGTGCAGTCAGTTGGCGTATGCCTATTTTCGGAAAGCGTTTCCGACGAGGGAGAATGTACAGTTTGTGCCGCCGAAGTTATTTAATGAACTGGTAGAGGAGCAACGGCGAGAGGGTTCTGAGTGGCAGGTGGCGTATGGGTATGTGCAGCGAACGTTGGCACTGTGGGAAGAGGGGGGAAGGTTGGAGAATGTGGCGAGGACGTTTCATCGCTGGTTGGGAATCTTGCGCTATTTGCAGCATTGGGAGTTGTTGGCACAGTTGGCGCGTCAGGTGATTCCGTTCCATGAAGATGAGGAGAAATGGCCGAAGTATTATCTATTGCGGGATTATTCGGTGTTAGCAGAGGTGGCGTTTGAGCAGGAGCATTGGGAGGAGGCAGAGCAGTGGAGCGAGAAGGTATTACAGGAAGCTCCAGAAGACTCGACTCAATATTATATGGTGCTGTCGCGGTTGATTTTGGCAAAAGTTTATCGCCGTCGGGGAGAGAGGGATGCAGCTATTGAGCAATTGCAGAGGGTACAGAAGGTACGGGAGTTGGGGGTAGAACGTGCGCCGAGGCTGCATGTGGAAGCGTTGGAGTTGTTGAGAGCGTTGTTGTTTGAGCGTCAGGACTATTGGGAAGCCTATGAGGTGAAGCGGGAGTTACGGACGGCGGAGTTTGAGTATAATTTTCGCGGGTTTGTGGGGGCGAGTCGCTTGAAACCCAGACCCCATCAACGGGGGGTGGCGACGGAAATTCGGGCGGCTGGGAGAGAGGAAGCGGTTCAGGAGTTGGTGGAGCGGATATTGGATACGTCTCATGTGGTGACGGTGATTTATGGGTATTCGGGGGTGGGGAAGAGTTCGCTGTTGCAAGCGGGGTTGGTTCCGGCTTTGGAGGAGAAGGTGCATCAAGACCGGATTGTTCCTATTGTGTTGCGGCGATATGAGGATTGGCAAGGGCAGATTGGGGAGCAGTTGGAGCGCTTTGGGTTGTTCCCTTCGACTCCGCTCAGGGAACAGACTTCGCTCCCTTCGACTTCGCTCAGGGAACAGGCTCCGCTTAGGGAACAGCCCTTCGACTCCGCTCAGGGCACGTCCTTTGAGTTTGCTCAGGGAACAGCCCTTCGACTCCGCTCAGGGCACGGGAATGGGTGGACTGAGGGGGATTTGTTGCGGGTGTGGCGAGAGGCAGAGCGTTCCCATGAGCGCATTGTGTTGATTTTTGACCAGTTTGAGGAGTTTTTCTTTCGGTTTCGGACAAAGCCGGAGCGGAGGGCGCTGTTTGGGTTGCTCTCGGAGGGGTTGGAGCGCTGTCCTAAGCTGCAAGTGGTGATTTCGATTCGCCAGGATTATATTCATTATTTGTTTGAGGAACGGGAACTGCAACGGGTGGGGGATGTGCTGCGTCAGGAGAATGCTTATCCGTTGTCCTATTTTCAGCCGGAGGAGGCGGTGCAGATTATTCGGCGGTTGACGGAGAAGACGAGCTTTCATCCGGAAGAGGAACTCTTGGAGCGTCTGGTGCAGGATTTGGCGGGAGAGACGGAAGAGGTGATTCCGATTGAGTTACAGATTGTAGGCAGTCAATTGGAAGACAGTTATATTACGCGGTTGGAGGAGTACGAGCGGCTGTATGAGGGGGTGTTGGAGCCGAAAACGGAGCTGGTGCGGCGTTATATCAAGACGGTTGTTGAAGATTGTGGCACAGAACATGAGCGATCGGCCTATTGGCTGTTGTTTTTGTTGACGGATGAAGACTTGCGCCGTCCGGTGAAGACAGAGCCGGAACTGGAACGGGAGTTACGGGAAAAGATAGAGGAGGCAGACTTACCCCTGGTGCTGAAGATATTGGTGGGTTCGGGGTTGGTGCTGTCGATAGACGAGCGAGGGGAACAGTGCTATCAGTTGGTGCATGATTATTTGGTGCGCTATGTGCGCGAGCAAGCACCGGAACTACGACAGTTGCAGGAGAAACTGGAACAGGAGCAAACCAAACGGGAAGAAGCGGAACGCAGTTTAGCTGAGATTGAGAAGAGGGTACGGCAGAGCCGTTGGCAATTAAGGTTCACATCTCTGGCCTCAGTGCTGATTATTGCTGGTACAGGTGGGTTGGTGTATCGAGCTAGGGTAGAACGCAAACTCGCCCTAGACAGTATTCGATGGGAACGGTTGGGTATTAAAGTCCTACGGCAATTTGAGAATGTACCCAGTCAGCAGTTAGAGACTCTTGTTTTTGCCCTACAAATCACTCAAGAGTTGTACTCTCAAGTGATTAATCAATCTGTGACTGAGTATGTCGCCTATAGTCCAATTTCAGCATTGCAACAAATTACCCAAACGATCAGGGCGCAGAATCAAATTCCTCACCAGAGTAAGGTCAGGGCAGTAGCCTTTTCCCCTGACGGACGTTACCTGGCTACTAGCAGCGATGACAAAACAACCAAAATCACAGAAGTCGAGAATGGAAGAACTTTACACACCATTATTCACCAGAGTAGGGTCAGGGCAGTAGCCTTTTCCCTTGACGGACGTTACCTGGTTACTAGCAGCGATGACAAAACAGCCAAAATCACAGAAGTCGAGAGTGGAAGAACTTTACACACCATTATTCACCAGAGTAAGGTCAGGGCAGCAGCCTTTTCCCTTGACGGACGTTACCTGGCTACTGGCAGCGATGACAAAACAGCCAAAATCACAGAAGTCGAGAGTGGAAGAACTTTACACACCATTATTCACCAG
- a CDS encoding toxin-antitoxin system HicB family antitoxin, whose product MATLTIRLPDDKHSRLKALAQSRGMSVNKLMEELSTLALAEFDAQTRFQALAMQGDVAQGLEILERLDALNQ is encoded by the coding sequence ATGGCAACCTTAACTATTCGTTTACCCGATGATAAACATTCTCGCCTGAAAGCACTGGCTCAATCTCGTGGCATGAGTGTGAATAAACTAATGGAGGAACTCTCAACACTGGCACTGGCTGAGTTTGATGCTCAGACACGCTTTCAAGCCTTGGCAATGCAGGGTGATGTGGCGCAGGGTTTAGAGATTTTGGAGCGGTTGGATGCTTTGAATCAATGA
- a CDS encoding putative toxin-antitoxin system toxin component, PIN family has protein sequence MSSKLVIDTNVFVSALISADGVSRAVLRACLQGKYQPLMGIALFLEYESILSRSEVMARCPLPRVDVEALLAALMSVSQWVQVYYLWRPNLRDEGDNHLIELAIAGNAEAIITQNVKDFQRAELIFPQLSILSPKALIME, from the coding sequence ATGTCTAGCAAGCTTGTGATTGACACCAATGTTTTTGTCAGTGCCTTGATTAGTGCCGATGGTGTCAGTCGTGCTGTGCTTCGTGCCTGCTTACAAGGCAAGTATCAACCCCTGATGGGAATAGCTTTGTTTTTGGAGTATGAGTCCATTCTGTCGAGGTCAGAAGTCATGGCACGTTGTCCGCTACCGAGAGTAGATGTTGAAGCATTGCTGGCTGCTTTGATGTCGGTGAGTCAATGGGTTCAGGTGTATTACTTATGGCGGCCAAACTTGAGGGATGAAGGGGATAATCATTTGATTGAGTTGGCGATCGCAGGAAATGCTGAGGCAATTATCACCCAAAATGTTAAAGATTTCCAGAGGGCTGAACTCATCTTTCCCCAGCTTTCTATTCTTTCCCCTAAAGCCTTGATTATGGAGTAA
- a CDS encoding ATP-binding protein encodes MPFDFIRFLKATKPSDTIDVSDREQRKLYIDFTQVRGDRVITELFEHITEIYPDEPTCNLFTGHIGCGKSTELLKLRTELEEAGFYTIYFESSEDLELADVDIGDVLLAIARRISQGLEELQLPPATGLRGFLNRTTDLLQKEFNLTEAEIGIPETEKLPQIGVKANSEGFSLGMGIAKITAKAKEDTQLRQKLNQFLGPQKTELIKAINQELIQPAIECLKQQNKQGLVVIVDNLDRIDATRKSWDRPQQEYLFIDQAEFLQKFQCHLVYTMPLSLRFCDEYNRLTTRYPDSPKLLPMVRLKNRDRQDCPQGMEKMRQMVLARAFPNLTEAERLNKVVEIFDHSSSLDHLCRTSGGHVRELLQLLTEWIPKDRKKGKLIRESLEFVIRQRRSNMMLQIDESEWELLRQVQQTQQVSGDEHYDKLIHSRLVFEYQEDGVSWFDLNPILEGAEQLGNRA; translated from the coding sequence ATGCCCTTTGATTTTATTCGGTTTCTTAAAGCGACTAAACCGAGCGATACTATTGATGTTAGCGATCGCGAACAAAGAAAGCTCTATATTGATTTTACTCAGGTAAGAGGCGATCGCGTTATTACCGAGTTATTTGAGCATATTACTGAGATCTATCCCGATGAACCCACCTGTAATCTCTTTACTGGACATATTGGCTGCGGTAAATCAACCGAACTATTGAAGCTCAGAACGGAATTGGAAGAAGCCGGATTTTATACCATTTATTTTGAATCCAGCGAAGACTTAGAATTAGCAGATGTAGATATTGGAGATGTATTATTGGCGATCGCCCGTCGAATTTCCCAGGGACTCGAAGAACTACAACTTCCCCCAGCCACAGGACTACGGGGATTCTTAAACCGAACCACGGATTTATTACAAAAGGAATTTAATCTCACAGAAGCAGAAATTGGCATTCCTGAAACTGAAAAACTGCCTCAAATCGGTGTTAAAGCCAATTCAGAAGGCTTTTCATTAGGCATGGGAATTGCTAAAATTACTGCCAAAGCGAAAGAAGATACTCAACTGAGACAGAAGCTTAATCAATTTTTAGGGCCGCAGAAAACCGAGTTAATCAAAGCCATTAACCAAGAACTGATTCAGCCTGCCATTGAATGCTTAAAACAACAAAACAAGCAAGGATTAGTTGTCATTGTTGATAACTTAGACCGCATTGATGCCACCCGAAAATCTTGGGATCGTCCTCAACAAGAATACTTGTTTATTGATCAAGCCGAATTCCTGCAAAAATTCCAATGCCACCTAGTCTATACCATGCCCTTATCATTACGATTTTGTGATGAATACAACCGTTTAACAACCCGCTATCCCGATTCACCGAAACTCTTGCCTATGGTACGGCTTAAGAATCGCGATCGCCAAGATTGTCCTCAAGGAATGGAGAAAATGAGGCAAATGGTTTTAGCCAGAGCTTTCCCCAATTTGACTGAAGCAGAACGACTGAATAAAGTTGTAGAAATATTTGATCATTCCTCCAGTTTAGACCATCTCTGTCGTACCAGTGGCGGTCATGTCCGGGAATTACTGCAACTGTTAACTGAGTGGATTCCTAAAGACCGTAAAAAGGGAAAACTTATCCGTGAAAGTTTAGAATTTGTCATCCGCCAGCGACGCAGTAATATGATGTTGCAGATTGATGAATCTGAATGGGAATTGTTGCGACAGGTACAACAGACTCAGCAGGTAAGCGGCGATGAACATTACGATAAATTAATTCATTCTCGTTTAGTATTTGAGTATCAAGAAGATGGAGTTTCTTGGTTCGATCTCAACCCCATTTTGGAAGGCGCGGAACAATTGGGGAATAGGGCATAG
- a CDS encoding IS701 family transposase, whose product MDVELQILKHLPRSPEKTAAVVDQYCESYKEIFGEVRSYEYFKYLHIGIISPIKKKSFPEIAKAVGINSPQSLHHFIANSPWSVGELRNLRLRKTREALKDDKITVIIDEIGDKKKGKKTDYVARQYLGSVGKIDRGIVAVNAYGVYKNITFPLLCKVFKPQGTLKEGDIYRSKLEIASQMIDELRNYGLNIELVLADICPREGGTFVSKLEDYNLCYLLFMRSDRAALIPSHEKVRENKWYKFSRFLGDPTAEKRYVREIIFDRRRAQTYWQLTTDISTLPENSTFWMITNIQETRNQMKKSISNLYSLTNWSEYGFRKCTQELGWADYRLTQYVQIEKWWEMILSAYLMISLNSQPFLSLKSLALQNAESSKAQMDDSEASQSHHSGEWKSVLNTLRLLIQPILQGDQTAQR is encoded by the coding sequence ATGGATGTAGAGTTACAGATCTTAAAACATTTGCCGCGATCGCCAGAAAAAACAGCTGCTGTAGTAGATCAATATTGTGAAAGTTATAAAGAGATTTTTGGTGAAGTGAGAAGTTATGAATATTTTAAATACTTGCATATAGGAATTATCTCACCCATTAAGAAAAAATCCTTTCCAGAAATCGCCAAAGCAGTTGGCATCAATTCCCCTCAATCATTACACCATTTTATAGCCAATTCTCCTTGGTCTGTCGGAGAATTAAGAAACCTCAGATTAAGAAAAACTCGAGAAGCATTAAAAGACGATAAAATCACGGTAATCATTGATGAAATAGGAGATAAAAAAAAAGGAAAGAAAACCGATTATGTGGCTAGGCAATACTTAGGAAGTGTGGGAAAAATAGATCGAGGGATAGTCGCCGTCAATGCTTATGGAGTCTACAAAAATATTACCTTTCCACTCCTGTGTAAAGTCTTTAAGCCTCAAGGGACATTAAAGGAAGGAGACATATATAGAAGTAAGCTTGAAATTGCTTCACAGATGATTGATGAACTCAGGAATTATGGCTTGAATATTGAATTAGTATTGGCGGATATTTGTCCTAGAGAAGGTGGGACATTTGTGAGCAAATTAGAGGACTATAACTTATGCTATCTTTTGTTCATGAGGAGCGATCGGGCAGCCCTAATACCCAGTCATGAAAAAGTTAGAGAGAATAAGTGGTACAAATTTTCCAGATTTCTTGGCGATCCAACAGCAGAAAAACGGTATGTTAGAGAGATTATATTTGATCGTCGAAGAGCGCAAACCTATTGGCAACTAACTACAGATATTTCTACTCTGCCAGAAAATTCAACGTTTTGGATGATAACCAATATTCAAGAGACCAGGAATCAGATGAAAAAGAGCATTAGCAACCTTTATAGTTTGACCAACTGGTCAGAATATGGGTTTAGAAAATGTACACAAGAATTGGGCTGGGCGGATTATCGATTAACTCAATATGTCCAAATTGAAAAATGGTGGGAGATGATCCTGAGTGCTTACCTCATGATTAGCTTGAATAGTCAACCCTTTTTGTCATTAAAGAGTTTAGCATTGCAGAATGCAGAAAGCTCTAAAGCTCAAATGGATGATTCTGAAGCCTCACAGTCGCATCACTCTGGTGAGTGGAAAAGTGTCTTGAATACTCTTCGTTTACTGATTCAGCCAATTTTACAGGGTGACCAGACAGCTCAAAGATAG